Within Vannielia litorea, the genomic segment TGCTCGGGCGGTCATCGGTCTTGGCCCGCGCGATGGCCTCGGCCACAGCTTCGGGATCATGGCCATCGACCCGTTGAACGTGCCATCCGTTGTTCTCGAACCGAACGCACTGGTCCTCGGAAACCGCCTGATCCGTGGGGCCGTCATCGGTCATCTGGTTGTCGTCCCAAAGGAAGACGAGTTTGCCGAGCTTGAGGTGACCCGCAAGCGCGATGACTTCCGCCGCAATCCCCTCCATGAGGCAGCCATCGCCCGTGTAGGCGTAGGTGTAGTGGTCGACGATCCCGTCACCGAACCTCGCGTTCAGGATGCGCTCGGCAACCGCCATCCCCACGGCGTTTGCGATGCCCTGTCCCAGCGGCCCGGTCGTCGTTTCGATGCCGGCTTCCGGGTCATACTCCGGGTGACCGGCCGTGTGGGAGCCAAGCACGCGGAAGTTCTTCACCTGCTCGATGTCGATCTTTTCGTAGCCACAAAGGCAGAGCAGCGAATAGAGAAGCATCGACCCGTGGCCCGCGGAATGCACGAAACGGTCGCGGTCCGGCCAGGTCGGGTTGGCGGCATCGAACTTCAGGTGCCGGGCGAAGAGCGCAGTGGCGATATCGGCCCCGCCCAACGGCGTGCCCGGGTGCCCGTCAGCGGCCCGTACGATCGCATCCATCGACAGGAACCGGATGGCATGGGCCATGCGGCGCATGTCTATCGTGGTCTCGTTCCTGATCTGAACATTCATGGCCCTGCTCCTCCCCTTTGGGCGGGCCCGCAACCCGCGTCCGTTCGTAGCGCCTTGATCCGGCCTCGGCAAATTCGAAAACTTTATGATCTTGTTAGTAAAACTTCACTTGCAAGTGTGTCGGGTGGCAAGGCCCCGCGCAGGGGGAAGCCAATGCAAAGCGGGGATGCAAGCCGCTGCTCACATCCCCACCCGTTCTCTTCCTTGCATCCGAACCCGGTCAGCCGCCGAAATCGTCCAGCATGATGTCTTCGCGGTCGACCCCCAGCTCCAGGAGCATGTTGATGACCGACTGGTTCATGATGGGCGGGCCGCACATGTAGTACTCGCAATCCTCGGGGTTCGGATGGTCCTTGAGGTACTGCTCGTAGAGCACGTTGTGGATGAAGCCGGTGTATCCCGTCCATTCATCCTCGGGCAGCGCATCCGACAGCGCCACGTGCCACTCGAAATTGTCGAACTCCTCGGCCAGCTGGTCGAAGTCCTCGACAAAGAACATCTCGCGCTTCGACCGGGCACCATACCAGAAGGTGATCTTGCGGTTGCGGTTTTCGAGCCGCTTCAGCTGGTCGAAGATATGACTCCGCATCGGCGCCATGCCGGCACCGCCGCCGATGAAGACCATCTCCTTGGGCGTGTCGCGGGCGAAGAACTCGCCGAACGGGCCCGAGATAGTGACCTTGTCGCCCGGCTTGAGGTTGAAGATGTAGCTCGACATCTTGCCCGGCGGGATGCCCTCGGTGCGCGGCGGCGGCGTGGCAATCCGGACGTTGAGCATGATGAGGCCCTTCTCGTCCGGGTAGTTGGCCATCGAGTAGGCCCGTTCGATCGGCTCGTCGAGCGAAGACTCGTACTGCCAGATGTTGAACTTGTCCCAGTCCTCCCGGTACTCCTCGGCCACGTCGAAATCGGCGTAGCGCACGTGATGGGCCGGCGCCTCGATCTGGATGTAGCCACCGGCCCTGAAGTTCACGTCCTCGCCCTCGGGAAGCTCGAGAACCAGGTTCTTGATGAAGGTGGCGACGTTGTCGTTGGAGCGCACGGTGCACTCCCACTTCTTGACCCCGAAGACCTCCTCCGGGACCTCCACCTCCATGTCCTGCTTCACCGCGACCTGGCAGGAGAGCCGGTCGCCGCAAGCGGCCTCGCGCTTGGTGATGTGGCTCTCCTCGGTTGGCAGGATCGAGCCGCCACCGGAATGGATCCGCACCCGGCACTGGGCGCAGGTGCCACCGCCACCGCAGGCCGAGGGCACGAAGAGCTTTTGAGCCGCAAGCGTCTGCAGCAGCTTGCCGCCTGCCGGGACAGAAATCGTCTTCTCGCCATTGATGGTGATGTTGACGTTGCCAGAGGATACCAGCCGCGACCGGGCCACCATGATGATGGTCACCAGTGCAAGGACGATCAGAGAGAAGAGGGCGACGCCGAGGGTGAATGTCTGCATTGTCCCTTCCGCCTCAGAGGTTCACGCCGGAGAAGGACATGAAGGCCATGGCCATCAGTCCGGCGCTGATGAAGGTGATCCCGAGCCCCTGCAGGCCATCGGGGATATCGGAGTACTTCAGCTTCTCGCGGACCCCGGCCATGGCAGTGATCGCCAGGGCCCAACCGAAGCCCGAGGAGATGCCGTAAACCGTCGACTCGGCAAGGTTGTAGTCGCGTTCCACCATGAACAGCGAACCACCGAGAATGGCGCAGTTCACCGTGATGAGCGGCAGGAACACGCCCAGCGCGTTGTAGAGCGGCGGAAAGTACTTATCGAGGATCATCTCGAGGATCTGCACCATGGCAGCGATCACCCCGATGTAGGAGATCAGCCCGAGGAAGGTCAGATCCACATCGGGAAAGCCCGCCCATGCCAGTGCGCCGGGCGCCAGCAGGTAGGTCAGGATCAGGTTGTTGGCCGGTACCGTGATCGTCTGCACCAGCGTCACCGAGATACCCAGACCGATGGCGGTGGAGATCTTCTTGGAGACCGCGAGGAAGGTGCACATGCCGAGAAAGAAGGCGAGCGCCATGTTCTCCACGAACACGGCCTTTACGGCAAGGGAGATCAGCTGTTCCATCAGTGAGCCTCCACCACCTGGATACGATACTCGCGCTCCTCCACCTGCTCAGGCTTCCAGGTCCGGAAGCCCCAGATCAGCAGGCCGATCACGAAGAAGGCCGAGGGCGGCAGCAGCAGCAAGCCATTGGGCACATACCAACCACCGTTGTTGGTGGTTTGCAGGATGGTGACGCCAAAGAGGCTCCCCGATCCGAACAACTCCCGGATAAAGCCGACCAGCATCAGGATCAGCCCGTAGCCCAGCCCGTTGCCCACGCCATCGACAAATGAGGCAAACGGCGGGTTCTTCATGGCGAAGGCCTCGGCTCGGCCCATCACGATGCAGTTGGTGATGATCAGGCCGACGAAGACCGAGAGGGTCTTTGAGATCTCGTAGGCATAGGCCTTGAGGACCTGGTCCACCACGATCACCAGCGACGCGATGATGATCATCTGCACGATGATCCGGATCGACGATGGGATCTGGCTGCGCAGCACCGAGATAAACATTGAGGAGAACCCTGTGACCAGGGTCACCGCAATGGTCATCACCAGCGCCACCTGGAGCGAGGAGGTCACGGCGAGGGCCGAGCAGATGCCCAGCACCTGAAGGGTGATCGGGTTGTTGTCGACCATCGGGTCGACGAGCATGGTCCGGTAGGTTTGCGCCATCAGATGTCTCCTGCCCTCACGCGTTCCAGAAACGGCTCGAAGCCCCGCTCGCTCATCCAGAAGCGCACGAGATTGTCGACCCCGCGCGAGGTGAGTGTCGCGCCAGAAAGCGCATCAACGAAATATTCCTGCCCCTGCGGCGGCGTCTTTGCCACGGTAATGGCCAACTCGCCCGCACCATCTTCGGTCCGAAGCTCCTTGCCGCGCCAGAGCGCCTTCCAGCGGGGGTTGTCGACCTCCGCACCAAGGCCCGGGGTCTCCGCGTGTTCGTAGAACTGGAGCCCGTAAATGGTGTTTCCGTCCTCCTCGATGGCCATGAAGCCGTAGAGGGTGGACCAAAGCCCGTAGCCGTAGACGGGCAGCACCACCTTGTCGAGGCTGCCGTCGGCATTGCGCAGCAGGTACACTGTCACGTAGTTCGCCTGCCGCCCGATGCTGGCCGGATCGTCATCCAGAGGAGCCGATAGGGTCAGATCCTCGGCAGCGGCGCGGTCGTCGAAGGTCAGCGGATCAAGCAGCTGGCCTTCCACATTCTCGCCATCCGCAAATTCGCCGGTCTCCAGCTTGAGCACGTGCGGCTCGAACTGCTCGAAGGCCTCGGCCACATCGGTGCCATCTTCGTAGAGCCCGGCGACCTGCAGGATGTTCACCTGCTTGTCGAGCGCGGCGTTCTTCTCCTGCAACGGGCGCAGCGAGACGGCGGCGGCCGACACGACCATCGAGGCGACGAGGCAAAGGCCCAGCGCAACGATCACCGTCTTGACGGTATTGTCGGCCGGGGTGTCGAGGAAGCGGCGAAGGAAGCCGCCACCCTGCACCAGCTCACCCTCGGGCGCGGGCAGGTCGCGGTCTGGCGGGTTCATCTCGGGGGTGAACTCGGCTTCCCCCTGCCCGGGTTGCTTGTCCTTGTCAGGCATGGCGACGGGCCCTCCTGCGGATGTTGGCCTGCACGACGAAGTAGTCGATCAGCGGGGCGAAGACGTTGCCGAACAGGATCGCGAGCATCATGCCCTCGGGGAAGGCCGGGTTCACCACACGGATCATCACGACCATGAAGCCGATCAGCGCGCCATAGATGTAGCGGCCCAGGTTGGTGTGCGAGCCCGAAACCGGCTCGGTCACCATGAACACGAGGCCAAAGGCATAGCCGCCAATGACGAGGTGCCAGTACCAGGGCGTCGCGAAGGCCGGGTTGCTGTCGGACCCGATCCAGTTGAGCAGCGACGAGAAGGCGATCATTCCCAGCAGGCAGCCCACAACCATCCGGTAGTTGGCGATCTTGGTGACCAGCAGGAATGCCAGGCCGATCAGGCAGGCGATGGTCGAGGTTTCGCCGATGCAGCCCTGGATCGTGCCGATGAAGGCATCCATCCAGGTGATTCCGTATTCGGGCAGCGCGGCAGGCCCTTCCGAGGCGGTGATGGAGAGCGCGGTTGCGCCGGAGAAGCCATCGACCGGAGTCCAGATGGTGTCGCCCGACATGTAGGCGGGATAGGCAAAGTAAAGAAACGCCCGACCCACCAGCGCGGGGTTCAGAAAGTTCTTGCCCGTGCCGCCAAAGACTTCCTTGCCGATGACCACGCCAAAGGAAATGCCCAGCGCCACCTGCCAGAGCGGCGTCGAAGCCGGCAGGATCAGCGTGTAGAGCATGGAGGTCACGAGAAAGCCCTCGTTCACCTCATGCCGCCGGATCGTCGCAAAAAGCACCTCCCAGGCACCACCGGCCGCCAGCGTGACGATGTAGATCGGAAGAAAGTACATCAGCCCGTGCAGCATGTTCGCAATCGGGTTGGCCGGATTGAAGCCGATGCCGAGCCCCTCGATGATCGCCGCACGCCAGCCCGATGCGCCGTGCTCGGCAATCGCCAGGTTGGTCTGGAGCCCGGTGTTGTAGAGCCCGAAGAGGATGCAGGGCACCGTGGCGAGCACCACGTAGGTCATGATCCGCTTCATGTCGATGTAGCTGCGCGCATGCGGCGCGGCGGTGGTCACCGTCTTGGGCGTATAGAGAAAGCTCTCCACCATCTCGTAGAGGGGAAACCACTTCTCGTACTTGCCGCCCTTCTCGAAATGCGGCTCGATCCGGTCGAAGAAGCTGCGCAAACCCATGGCTCAGCCTTCCTTTTCAATTTTTGTCAGGCAGTCGCGCAGCGCCATGCCGTATTCATACTTGGCCGGGCAGGCAAAGCCGCAAAGCCCCAGGTCTTCCTCGTCCAGCTCCAGCGCGCCCAGCGCCTGGGCCTGGTCGGTGTCCATCACCAGCAGCGAGCGCAAGAGCTGGGTGGGCAGAAAATCCTGCGGCATCAGATCCTCGAAGGTCCCGATCGGCACCATCGCACGGCGCCCGCCATTGAGGTTTGTGGTCAGGTTGTAGAGCTTGCGCGTGAAGGCCGAGCCCAGCACCGGCTGAAAGGCGTATTTTGAAGCCATAGGCCGGATCCATCCCAGGGGGATCTGCTTGTGGTCCTCTTCCATCAGCGTGACCTGCCGGGCGTAGCGACCCAGATAGCCATCGACGCCTTCTCCGGCCCGGCCACTCAGCACCGACCCCGAAATCACCCGGATCGGCAAGCCGTCGGGGTTGTCACCCGCACAGAGCTCGCTCAGCGAGGCGCCCAAGACTGTCTTCACCAGCCGTGGACTTGCGGCCAGCGGGCCGACGATTGCAATTGTCCGGGTGGTATCGAGCCTTCCGGTCAGCAGCAGCCGACCGATGGCGATGACGTCGGCATATCCGATGGTCCAGACAAATCGGTCCACGCGCGGTGGCTCGAGAAAATGCATGTGCGTGCCGGGCAACCCCGCCGGGTGCGGCCCGGAGAACCCGACGGCCGTCACCCCGTCCACGTCTGCCCCGGGAACCCTGGCGCCCGTGGCATGGCACAGATAGGTCTTTCCCTCGGTCAGCATCGCAACCGCTTCGAGCCCCCGGACAAACGCCTCGGCCTCTTCGGTGATGAACGGCACGGGGTCGGGAGAAAGCGGCTCGGTGTCCATGGCCGTGACGTAGATCGCCGCAGGCCGGTCGCTGCTCAGGGGCACGTGCGAGTAGGGCCGTGTCCGGAACGAGGTCCACAGACCGGCAGCGCAGAGCCGCTCCACGATCCCTTCCACCGTCGAAACATCCCCGACCTGAGAAAAGTCCAGCGGCTCGGCGGCGCCCTCATCCACCTCGATCTCGACACTGACGAGCTTGCGCCGGGCACCCCGGTTGATCGCCGTCACGCGGCCAGATACCGGAGAGGTCACCTGTGCTTCGGGGTTGTCCTTGTGGGCAAGGACCGGAGCACCGCGGGCGACCACGTCTCCCTCGGCCACAGCCAGCCGCGGCTTGAGACCAATGTAGTCCGCCCCGAGAACCCCGACACTGCGAACCGATGCGGCCTCGGCCGCGCCATCGGTCGCCGCACCATCCATCGGAAGATCGAGGCCGCGCCTCAAATTGTAGTTCTGCACTTGGATCGCCATCCGTTTTTCATACCTTGTGCAACGACGCGGCGGAGAACGAAACACCAACCGGGCGAATATTTCTAAAGTTTTTTGCCCGCGCCTCGGTTGCAGCCGCAAACTCCACGCCATATGCAAGCAGAGCGTTCTGCGCGCAACCTTTCTGAGGAGGCAATTCTCGTGTCCGGCATCACCAAGTTCAACCGCAGGTCCTTCTTGATTCTGTCTGCCGCGGCCCTGACGGCCTGCAAGGCCGGCGCCGAGGTTCTGAAACTCAGCGGATCGACGATGGGCACGACATACCATGTCGTGGCCGTGCCGGGCGGCGCACATGTGGATGAAAAGGCACTCGATGGGGCAATCAAGGCCGCATTGGCCGAGGTCAATGTCCAGATGTCCAACTGGGATGCCGGCTCGGAAGTCTCGCGCATAAACGCCGCAGGGGCCGACCAGCCGTTGGCCCTCTCCCCCGCACTCGCCGGTGTGCTCGAGGCCGCCAATGACGTGCACCGCGCGAGCGAAGGGCGCTTCGATGTCACCGTCGGCCCACTGATCGAGCTCTGGGGTTTCGGCTCTGGGCAAGTCGTGCCGCATGTGCCCTCCGATGCGGAGATCGCCGAGGCTCTGGCACGCACCGGCCAGCGCCGGATGCTGACCCTGACCGGCCGCTCGCTGACCAAATCCGTCAGCGGCGCCGAGATCTACCTGCCTGCCATCGGCAAGGGCCATGGGGTCGACCGTGTGGCCGCTGCAATCCGGAGTGCCGGCCTGACAGACTTCATGATCGAGATCGGTGGCGATCTTTACGCCTCTGGTCGCAACGCGGACGGCCTTCCCTGGCAGATCGGGATCGAATCGCCCGTCGCAGGCGACCGTGCACTCCACGCTGTCGCGGATGCCTCCAACCTCGGCATGGCAACGTCGGGTGACTATCGGAACTTCTTCGAAAGCGGCGGCACCCGCTACTCCCACATCATCGACCCGGCCACCGGCCGGCCGATCCTGCACAAGACGGTCTCGGCGACGGTGCTTGCCGAGAACGCCATGCTGGCCGATGCCTGGTCTACCGCGATGCTCGTTCTGGGCCGCGACCAGGGCATGCAGATCGCCGAAGACCAGGGGCTTGCCGTGGTGTTCATCGACCGTGAGCCCGGCGAGGGTTTCACGACGACCGCGAGCAGCCAGTACACGTCCTTGCAGGCCTGACCGAAAGGCACACACCTGTGGAAACCGCCCTGCTCACCTTCATAGTTCTCGGCCTCGTCATGCTGGGCATGGCGGTTGGCGTGATTTTTTCGGGGCGACGTATCAAGGGTAGCTGCGGCGGCCTGAACGCCATCGGTGACGCCGACCACTGCCTCGTCTGCCACAAGGAAATCGACCCGGACAGCCCGCTGAAGGAGCGCCTTGGTCACTGCCCCCGCGCCCGCAAGATGCTTGAGCGGGCCGAGGCGCAAACCTGACCTAGCCGGGCACGGCCAGGGGGACAAAGGCCAGAGTGAGCAGCCCTGCTGCCGCGATCAGCCCGAAGAGCCACAGCTGCCAGCGCGGCCCTTCTGCTTTCCACACGGCGCGATAGCGATAGCCTGCAACACAGACGATCACGAAGAGGGTGGTGGCCACCGCGGGCGAGAGATTTTGACCTTCAAACAATTTTTGCGCGCATCCCTGCCCGGTTCCGGTCTAGTCTGTCTCGCACGGTCACCATCGACAGGACAAGCAAGGAACCGATCACATGCCCGAGTCATACCGCCCTCACCTGCGCAAGGACGATGAAGACAAGCGCACCGCGAGCCAGTCCGTCGCCACCAACACCAGCGTGTCGAATGCACGGGTGCAGGACGTGCTCACGAGCAAGGACGCCGCCGTCCACACCATCCGCCCGCAACAGACCCTCCATGAAGCTGTCGAACAACTGCGCGATCATAGGATCGGCGCGCTTGTGGTGACCGACGCGAATGGCGATCTGGTCGGCATCCTCTCCGAGCGCGATATCGTGCGCAAACTGGCCGACACGCCCGGCCACACTTTGCCGAAAAAGGTTGAAGAGGTCATGACCCGTTCGGTCGAGACCTGCACAGCCGATGACCCCTTGGTCACGGTGCTGACCCGCATGACGAAAGGCCGCTTCCGCCACATGCCGGTGGTCGATGGCGCCCAACTGATCGGCCTCATCTCCATCGGCGACGCGGTGCATTACCGCCTGAACCAGCTGGAACTGGAGGCGCTTCAGATCAAGCAGCTGATCGTCGGTTAGGCCGCGTCCACGTCTTGGCCACACGTCCAGCCGGTCGCCGCGTCAGCACGCAATCGCCCAGCCCGTCGGCGGCCGCCGGCATGCTTGCCCATCCGCGAGGCACGCCAAGCCAAATCTTCCGGGTCTTGCGCCGTCCAGACCGGGCCATCCTGACATCTCATCGCAATGAGCTAACGCTTGCAGTAAAGGCGACTTGGCTGTACGAGGCGCTTTGTATACTATTGCACACCGAACGTTTCGGGCTCCGAAACCGCCGGTCCTCTACGCGTCAAACGCAACAAGCAGCGGGAATTTTCGATGAGCCTCTACGCCAGCTACCTTGAAGAAATCGCAGCCCGGAAGGAACAGGGACTACATCCCAAGCCCATAGACGATGGCGCCCTTACCGCAGAGATCATCGCGCAAATCAAGGATGCGGGCCACGAGCATCGCGCCGACTCGCTGCACTTCTTCATCTACAACACCCTCCCCGGCACCACATCGGCCGCCGGTGTGAAGGCAGCGTTCCTGAAGGAAATCATTCTCGGTACGTCCATCGTGCCCGAGATCACTCCAGATTTTGCCTTCGAGCTGCTGTCGCACATGAAGGGCGGCCCCTCGGTGCGCGTCCTCCTCGACCTCGCGCTCGGTGATGATGCCAGGATCGCAGATCAGGCGGCCGCTGTGCTCAAGACCCAGGTCTTCCTCTACGAGGCTGACACCGATCGCCTCCAGGCCGCCCACGAGGCCGGTAACGCCGTGGCCACCGGCATCCTTCAGAGCTACGCCAAGGCCGAGTTCTTCACCTCGCTGCCCGACGTCGAAGAAGAGCTCCAGGTCGTCACCTTCATCGCCGCCGAGGGTGACATCTCGACCGACCTTCTCTCCCCCGGCAACCAGGCCCACTCCCGCGCCGACCGCGAGTTGCACGGCAAGTGCATGTGCGACGAGGCGGCGCAAAAGCACATCCAGGACCTGAAGCTTCAGCACCCCGACAAGCAGGTGATGCTGATCGCGGAAAAGGGCACCATGGGTGTCGGCTCCTCCCGGATGTCCGGCGTCAACAACGTGGCGCTCTGGACCGGCAAGCAGGCCTCGCCCTACGTGCCCTTCGTCAACTACGCGCCGGTTGTTGCCGGCACCAATGGCATTTCGCCGATCTTCCTTACAACGGTCGGCGTGACCGGCGGCATCGGGGTCGACCTGAAGAACTGGATCAAGAAGCTTGGCGACGATGGCAAGCCGATCCTCGGCAATGACGGCAACCCGATCCTCGAGCAAAGATACTCGGTCGAGACCGGCAAGGTGTTGACCATCAACACCCGGAAGAAAAAGCTTTACGACGAGAACGGCGAAGAGCTGGTCGACATGTCGTCCTCCTTCACGCCCCAGAAGCTCGAATTCATGAAGGCAGGCAGCTCCTACGCCATCGTCTTCGGCAAGAAGCTGCAAACCACCGCGGCCGAAATCCTCGGCATCGAGCCGACCCCCGTCTTCGCACCCTCCAAGGAAGTCAGCCACGAGGGCCAGGGGCTGACCGCGGTCGAGAAGATCTTCAACGCCAATGCCGTGGGCGCAACCCCGGGCAAGGTGTTGCACGCCGGCTCCGACGTGCGGGTAAAGGTCAATATCGTGGGCAGCCAGGATACCACCGGCCCGATGACCGCACAGGAGCTCGAGGCGATGGCCGCCACCGTGCTCTCCCCTGCCGTGGACGGCGCCTATCAGTCGGGCTGCCACACGGCCTCGGTCTGGGATGCAAAGGCCCGCGCCAACACGCCAAAGCTCATGGAGTTCATGAACCGCTTCGGCCTCGTCACCGGCCGAGACCCGAAGGGCATCTACCATCCGATGACGGACGTGATCCACAAGGTGCTGAACGACATCACCGTGGACGATTGGGCCATCATCATCGGCGGAGACAGCCACACCCGCATGTCCAAGGGCGTCGCCTTCGGAGCGGACTCGGGCACCGTTGCACTGGCTTTGGCCACTGGCGAGGCCTCGATGCCGATCCCGGAATCGGTCAAGGTCACATTCAAGGGTGAAATGGCCGATCACATCGACTTCCGTGATGTCGTTCACGCCACTCAGGCGCAGATGCTCCAGCAACACGGCGACAACGTGTTCCAGGGCCG encodes:
- the nqrF gene encoding NADH:ubiquinone reductase (Na(+)-transporting) subunit F, giving the protein MQTFTLGVALFSLIVLALVTIIMVARSRLVSSGNVNITINGEKTISVPAGGKLLQTLAAQKLFVPSACGGGGTCAQCRVRIHSGGGSILPTEESHITKREAACGDRLSCQVAVKQDMEVEVPEEVFGVKKWECTVRSNDNVATFIKNLVLELPEGEDVNFRAGGYIQIEAPAHHVRYADFDVAEEYREDWDKFNIWQYESSLDEPIERAYSMANYPDEKGLIMLNVRIATPPPRTEGIPPGKMSSYIFNLKPGDKVTISGPFGEFFARDTPKEMVFIGGGAGMAPMRSHIFDQLKRLENRNRKITFWYGARSKREMFFVEDFDQLAEEFDNFEWHVALSDALPEDEWTGYTGFIHNVLYEQYLKDHPNPEDCEYYMCGPPIMNQSVINMLLELGVDREDIMLDDFGG
- the nqrE gene encoding NADH:ubiquinone reductase (Na(+)-transporting) subunit E, encoding MEQLISLAVKAVFVENMALAFFLGMCTFLAVSKKISTAIGLGISVTLVQTITVPANNLILTYLLAPGALAWAGFPDVDLTFLGLISYIGVIAAMVQILEMILDKYFPPLYNALGVFLPLITVNCAILGGSLFMVERDYNLAESTVYGISSGFGWALAITAMAGVREKLKYSDIPDGLQGLGITFISAGLMAMAFMSFSGVNL
- a CDS encoding NADH:ubiquinone reductase (Na(+)-transporting) subunit D — its product is MAQTYRTMLVDPMVDNNPITLQVLGICSALAVTSSLQVALVMTIAVTLVTGFSSMFISVLRSQIPSSIRIIVQMIIIASLVIVVDQVLKAYAYEISKTLSVFVGLIITNCIVMGRAEAFAMKNPPFASFVDGVGNGLGYGLILMLVGFIRELFGSGSLFGVTILQTTNNGGWYVPNGLLLLPPSAFFVIGLLIWGFRTWKPEQVEEREYRIQVVEAH
- a CDS encoding Na(+)-translocating NADH-quinone reductase subunit C encodes the protein MNPPDRDLPAPEGELVQGGGFLRRFLDTPADNTVKTVIVALGLCLVASMVVSAAAVSLRPLQEKNAALDKQVNILQVAGLYEDGTDVAEAFEQFEPHVLKLETGEFADGENVEGQLLDPLTFDDRAAAEDLTLSAPLDDDPASIGRQANYVTVYLLRNADGSLDKVVLPVYGYGLWSTLYGFMAIEEDGNTIYGLQFYEHAETPGLGAEVDNPRWKALWRGKELRTEDGAGELAITVAKTPPQGQEYFVDALSGATLTSRGVDNLVRFWMSERGFEPFLERVRAGDI
- a CDS encoding NADH:ubiquinone reductase (Na(+)-transporting) subunit B, translating into MGLRSFFDRIEPHFEKGGKYEKWFPLYEMVESFLYTPKTVTTAAPHARSYIDMKRIMTYVVLATVPCILFGLYNTGLQTNLAIAEHGASGWRAAIIEGLGIGFNPANPIANMLHGLMYFLPIYIVTLAAGGAWEVLFATIRRHEVNEGFLVTSMLYTLILPASTPLWQVALGISFGVVIGKEVFGGTGKNFLNPALVGRAFLYFAYPAYMSGDTIWTPVDGFSGATALSITASEGPAALPEYGITWMDAFIGTIQGCIGETSTIACLIGLAFLLVTKIANYRMVVGCLLGMIAFSSLLNWIGSDSNPAFATPWYWHLVIGGYAFGLVFMVTEPVSGSHTNLGRYIYGALIGFMVVMIRVVNPAFPEGMMLAILFGNVFAPLIDYFVVQANIRRRARRHA
- a CDS encoding Na(+)-translocating NADH-quinone reductase subunit A: MAIQVQNYNLRRGLDLPMDGAATDGAAEAASVRSVGVLGADYIGLKPRLAVAEGDVVARGAPVLAHKDNPEAQVTSPVSGRVTAINRGARRKLVSVEIEVDEGAAEPLDFSQVGDVSTVEGIVERLCAAGLWTSFRTRPYSHVPLSSDRPAAIYVTAMDTEPLSPDPVPFITEEAEAFVRGLEAVAMLTEGKTYLCHATGARVPGADVDGVTAVGFSGPHPAGLPGTHMHFLEPPRVDRFVWTIGYADVIAIGRLLLTGRLDTTRTIAIVGPLAASPRLVKTVLGASLSELCAGDNPDGLPIRVISGSVLSGRAGEGVDGYLGRYARQVTLMEEDHKQIPLGWIRPMASKYAFQPVLGSAFTRKLYNLTTNLNGGRRAMVPIGTFEDLMPQDFLPTQLLRSLLVMDTDQAQALGALELDEEDLGLCGFACPAKYEYGMALRDCLTKIEKEG
- a CDS encoding FAD:protein FMN transferase, producing MSGITKFNRRSFLILSAAALTACKAGAEVLKLSGSTMGTTYHVVAVPGGAHVDEKALDGAIKAALAEVNVQMSNWDAGSEVSRINAAGADQPLALSPALAGVLEAANDVHRASEGRFDVTVGPLIELWGFGSGQVVPHVPSDAEIAEALARTGQRRMLTLTGRSLTKSVSGAEIYLPAIGKGHGVDRVAAAIRSAGLTDFMIEIGGDLYASGRNADGLPWQIGIESPVAGDRALHAVADASNLGMATSGDYRNFFESGGTRYSHIIDPATGRPILHKTVSATVLAENAMLADAWSTAMLVLGRDQGMQIAEDQGLAVVFIDREPGEGFTTTASSQYTSLQA
- the nqrM gene encoding (Na+)-NQR maturation NqrM; this translates as METALLTFIVLGLVMLGMAVGVIFSGRRIKGSCGGLNAIGDADHCLVCHKEIDPDSPLKERLGHCPRARKMLERAEAQT
- a CDS encoding CBS domain-containing protein gives rise to the protein MPESYRPHLRKDDEDKRTASQSVATNTSVSNARVQDVLTSKDAAVHTIRPQQTLHEAVEQLRDHRIGALVVTDANGDLVGILSERDIVRKLADTPGHTLPKKVEEVMTRSVETCTADDPLVTVLTRMTKGRFRHMPVVDGAQLIGLISIGDAVHYRLNQLELEALQIKQLIVG
- a CDS encoding bifunctional aconitate hydratase 2/2-methylisocitrate dehydratase is translated as MSLYASYLEEIAARKEQGLHPKPIDDGALTAEIIAQIKDAGHEHRADSLHFFIYNTLPGTTSAAGVKAAFLKEIILGTSIVPEITPDFAFELLSHMKGGPSVRVLLDLALGDDARIADQAAAVLKTQVFLYEADTDRLQAAHEAGNAVATGILQSYAKAEFFTSLPDVEEELQVVTFIAAEGDISTDLLSPGNQAHSRADRELHGKCMCDEAAQKHIQDLKLQHPDKQVMLIAEKGTMGVGSSRMSGVNNVALWTGKQASPYVPFVNYAPVVAGTNGISPIFLTTVGVTGGIGVDLKNWIKKLGDDGKPILGNDGNPILEQRYSVETGKVLTINTRKKKLYDENGEELVDMSSSFTPQKLEFMKAGSSYAIVFGKKLQTTAAEILGIEPTPVFAPSKEVSHEGQGLTAVEKIFNANAVGATPGKVLHAGSDVRVKVNIVGSQDTTGPMTAQELEAMAATVLSPAVDGAYQSGCHTASVWDAKARANTPKLMEFMNRFGLVTGRDPKGIYHPMTDVIHKVLNDITVDDWAIIIGGDSHTRMSKGVAFGADSGTVALALATGEASMPIPESVKVTFKGEMADHIDFRDVVHATQAQMLQQHGDNVFQGRIIEVHIGTLLADQAFTFTDWTAEMKAKASICISTDDTLIESLELAKHRIQIMIDKGMEHENGMLRKLIGIAETRIAQIKSGEKPALKPDANAKYYAEVVVDLDAIDEPMIADPDVNNADVSKRYTHDTIRPISYYMAEKKVDLGFVGSCMVHKGDIKIVAQMLRNLEAKDGKVEFKAPLVVAAPTYNIIDELKEEGDWEILQKYSGFEFDDFNLKTSARTEYENILYLERPGCNLCMGNQEKASKGDTVLATSTRLFQGRVVADSETKKGESLLASTPVVVLSAILGRTPTLPEYKEAVTGIDLTKFAPPKQTPIDSLSVHF